A genome region from Deltaproteobacteria bacterium includes the following:
- a CDS encoding LapA family protein has translation MTKIIFIILFIVLGATFCTLNRQEISLGYFFGWHTGSFPLFLLILASLVAGMVVGFSIGWGERWKLRAKARDLGEQVKALKEEIEPQPSKEENPELSVKSPEAPKPPLV, from the coding sequence GTGACGAAAATAATTTTTATCATTCTTTTTATTGTCCTCGGGGCGACTTTCTGTACTTTAAATCGCCAGGAAATTTCACTCGGTTATTTCTTCGGGTGGCATACGGGTTCCTTTCCCCTTTTTCTATTGATTCTGGCTTCTCTTGTCGCCGGGATGGTGGTAGGATTTTCAATAGGTTGGGGAGAAAGGTGGAAACTTCGAGCGAAGGCCCGCGACTTAGGGGAACAAGTCAAAGCATTGAAAGAAGAGATTGAACCCCAGCCCTCGAAGGAGGAAAACCCTGAACTTTCGGTGAAATCCCCGGAAGCCCCAAAGCCTCCCCTTGTCTGA